The Lysobacter sp. genome includes a window with the following:
- a CDS encoding BolA family transcriptional regulator, with translation MVAGQLPREQRVEAIRSRLQAAFAPAELEVIDDSDRHAGHEGAKDGRGHYRVRVVSAVFAGMTPVARHRAVYAALDDLMRTDIHALSIQANT, from the coding sequence ATGGTCGCCGGGCAATTGCCTCGGGAACAACGAGTCGAGGCGATCCGCAGCCGGCTGCAGGCCGCGTTCGCGCCGGCCGAATTGGAGGTCATCGACGACAGTGACCGTCACGCCGGTCACGAGGGCGCCAAGGATGGCCGTGGTCACTACCGGGTGCGCGTGGTCAGCGCGGTCTTCGCAGGGATGACGCCGGTCGCCCGGCATCGGGCGGTGTACGCAGCACTGGACGACCTGATGCGGACGGACATTCACGCGCTGTCGATCCAGGCCAACACATGA
- a CDS encoding segregation/condensation protein A, whose product MSTETAPDATVPVDTVVASASPEALQPHASQPHAPQQHEMRLATVLGQPVLQIPQDLYIPPDALEVILEAFEGPLDLLLYLIRRQNLDILDIPVAEITKQYVEYIGVMREMRFELAAEYLVMAAILAEIKSRMLLPRPPSDEGDEHDPRADLVRRLQDYERFKQAAEDIDALPRMERDTSPAVAFLPERASVKLPPPVQLKEMLLALHDVLKRAELFTGHSIKREALSVRQRMTDVLTRLGDGSFHRFESLFEPREGKLGVVVTFLSILELAKEQLLDIVQEGPLAPIYLKSLAVGTGSDALVAELSSEFDDDSIEAATQPPAANDDVSA is encoded by the coding sequence ATGAGCACTGAAACCGCGCCCGACGCGACCGTTCCGGTCGATACGGTCGTCGCGTCCGCGTCGCCGGAGGCTCTGCAGCCGCATGCGTCGCAACCGCACGCTCCGCAACAGCATGAGATGCGCCTCGCGACCGTGCTGGGGCAGCCGGTGCTGCAGATCCCGCAGGACCTGTACATTCCACCGGACGCGCTGGAAGTCATCCTCGAAGCCTTCGAAGGGCCCCTCGACCTCCTCCTCTATCTGATCCGCCGCCAGAACCTCGACATCCTCGATATTCCGGTCGCCGAGATCACCAAACAGTACGTCGAATACATCGGCGTGATGCGCGAGATGCGCTTCGAACTGGCCGCCGAATACCTGGTCATGGCCGCGATCCTGGCCGAGATCAAATCGCGGATGCTGCTGCCCCGCCCGCCCAGCGACGAGGGCGACGAGCACGACCCCCGCGCCGACCTGGTCCGCCGGCTGCAGGATTACGAACGCTTCAAACAGGCTGCCGAAGACATCGACGCCCTGCCGCGGATGGAACGCGACACTTCACCGGCGGTTGCTTTCCTTCCCGAACGCGCCAGCGTCAAACTGCCGCCGCCGGTACAACTGAAGGAAATGCTGCTGGCGCTGCACGATGTGCTCAAGCGCGCCGAGCTGTTCACCGGGCATTCGATCAAACGCGAGGCGCTGAGCGTGCGCCAGCGCATGACCGATGTGCTGACCCGCCTCGGCGACGGCAGCTTCCACCGCTTCGAGTCGCTGTTCGAGCCGCGCGAAGGCAAACTCGGCGTGGTGGTGACCTTCCTCTCGATCCTCGAACTGGCGAAGGAACAACTGCTCGATATCGTCCAGGAAGGGCCTCTCGCGCCGATCTACCTGAAGTCGCTGGCAGTGGGCACAGGCAGCGACGCGCTCGTTGCGGAGCTCAGCAGCGAGTTCGACGACGACAGCATCGAAGCCGCAACGCAGCCTCCAGCCGCGAACGACGACGTATCCGCATGA
- a CDS encoding YciI family protein, giving the protein MWYAIEGYDAPQSLDQRMQARPAHLARLIALKDAGRLLLAGPCPAIDAEDPGPAGFSGSIVIAEFESLVAARAWADADPYVDAGVYARVEVRPFRAVLP; this is encoded by the coding sequence ATGTGGTATGCCATCGAGGGCTACGACGCCCCGCAATCGCTGGACCAACGGATGCAAGCCCGCCCAGCTCACCTGGCGCGCCTGATCGCATTGAAAGACGCCGGCCGTCTGCTCTTGGCCGGTCCTTGCCCGGCGATCGACGCCGAAGACCCGGGTCCGGCCGGGTTCAGCGGCAGTATCGTGATCGCCGAATTCGAATCGCTCGTCGCCGCCCGTGCATGGGCCGATGCCGATCCTTACGTCGATGCCGGCGTTTATGCCCGTGTCGAAGTCCGGCCCTTCCGGGCGGTGTTGCCATGA
- the scpB gene encoding SMC-Scp complex subunit ScpB: protein MDQSFITRIVEAALLAANQPLTIVQLRGLFTLDEPAPEGSIEQALIDLRAACEGRGIELAETASGYRFQVQADVHAWVARLWTERQTKYTRATLETLAIIAYRQPITRGEIEQVRGVAVSSNIIKALEEREWIRVIGHRDVPGRPELLGTTRGFLDYFGLKSLDQLPPLSELKDFGELDPQLSFVDPDAPKPAPIVAGIGDDAGPDDAGDEDDANSDSIDSHSTEDNNEHRNDQDTPDDGNETGIAHEAPNDDAIPASDDTHTALVDDDDSTGA, encoded by the coding sequence ATGGATCAATCCTTCATCACCCGCATCGTCGAAGCTGCCCTGCTCGCGGCCAACCAGCCGCTGACCATCGTGCAACTGCGCGGCCTGTTCACCCTCGACGAGCCCGCGCCGGAAGGCAGCATCGAACAGGCGCTGATCGATCTGCGCGCCGCCTGCGAAGGCCGCGGCATCGAACTGGCGGAAACCGCCTCCGGCTACCGCTTCCAGGTACAGGCCGATGTCCATGCCTGGGTCGCGCGGCTGTGGACCGAGCGCCAGACCAAGTACACCCGCGCCACCCTGGAAACGCTGGCGATCATCGCCTACCGCCAGCCGATCACCCGCGGCGAGATCGAACAGGTCCGCGGCGTGGCGGTGAGCAGCAACATCATCAAGGCGCTGGAAGAGCGCGAGTGGATCCGGGTCATCGGCCATCGCGATGTCCCCGGCCGTCCGGAACTGCTGGGCACCACCCGTGGCTTCCTCGACTACTTCGGCCTGAAGAGCCTCGACCAGCTGCCGCCGCTGTCGGAACTGAAGGATTTCGGCGAACTCGACCCGCAGCTGTCGTTCGTCGACCCGGATGCACCGAAGCCCGCACCCATCGTCGCGGGCATCGGCGATGACGCCGGACCCGACGATGCGGGCGACGAAGACGACGCCAATTCGGACAGCATCGATTCGCACAGTACCGAAGACAACAACGAACACCGCAACGATCAAGACACCCCCGATGACGGCAATGAAACCGGCATCGCCCACGAAGCCCCCAACGACGACGCCATCCCGGCGTCCGACGACACCCACACCGCCCTCGTCGACGACGACGACAGCACCGGAGCCTGA
- a CDS encoding LacI family DNA-binding transcriptional regulator, with translation MALSVTIKDVARVAKVSVATVSRALNGHDNVAEAVRSRVLAVAHELRYSPHHAARSLSSRRTHTIGVVLPDLYGEFFSELIRGIDHVARECGLHLLVSSYHGHPEEQASALRAMRGRVDGLLVMSPHAGNIDFLSENLAALPAVLINSQPTESQHVAFGIDNYGGARTMMEHLLAAGHRRIAFIAGPPNNFDAFERLRGYRDALLAADATATPWVLPGDFSEASGHRAGQMLLEGSDRPDAVFAANDMMALGCLFALNQGGTRVPDQIALAGFDDIPIARYVAPSLTTMRVNIPELGAHAMRLLLDLQNDEAVSAERLAPLVPELIVRESTRSAGIVRPATVSDGGP, from the coding sequence ATGGCATTGAGTGTGACGATCAAAGACGTGGCACGTGTGGCGAAGGTCTCGGTGGCCACCGTTTCGCGTGCGCTCAATGGTCACGACAACGTTGCCGAAGCGGTTCGCAGCCGCGTGCTCGCGGTCGCCCACGAACTCCGCTACAGCCCGCATCACGCCGCGCGCAGTCTCAGCAGCCGCCGTACCCACACCATCGGTGTGGTCCTGCCCGATCTGTACGGCGAATTCTTCTCCGAATTGATACGCGGCATCGATCACGTCGCCCGCGAATGCGGCCTGCATCTGCTGGTGTCGAGCTACCACGGCCATCCCGAAGAACAGGCCTCTGCGCTGCGCGCGATGCGCGGCCGGGTCGACGGCCTGCTGGTGATGTCGCCGCACGCGGGCAACATCGATTTCCTCAGCGAGAATCTGGCGGCACTGCCGGCGGTGCTGATCAATTCCCAGCCGACAGAATCCCAGCACGTCGCGTTCGGCATCGACAATTACGGCGGCGCGCGGACGATGATGGAGCATCTGCTGGCGGCCGGGCATCGGCGGATCGCGTTCATCGCCGGTCCGCCGAACAACTTCGACGCCTTCGAGCGCCTGCGCGGTTATCGCGACGCGCTGCTCGCCGCCGACGCCACCGCCACGCCGTGGGTGCTGCCGGGCGATTTCAGCGAGGCCTCCGGACATCGTGCCGGGCAGATGCTGCTGGAAGGCAGCGATCGCCCGGATGCGGTCTTCGCCGCCAACGACATGATGGCGCTCGGTTGCCTGTTCGCGCTGAACCAGGGCGGTACGCGCGTGCCGGACCAGATCGCGTTGGCCGGTTTCGACGATATTCCGATCGCGCGCTACGTGGCGCCTTCGCTGACCACCATGCGCGTGAATATTCCCGAGTTGGGAGCGCATGCGATGCGTCTGTTGCTCGATCTGCAGAACGACGAAGCCGTGAGCGCGGAGCGGCTCGCTCCGCTGGTGCCGGAATTGATCGTGCGCGAATCCACCCGTTCCGCCGGCATTGTCCGCCCGGCGACCGTTTCCGATGGAGGCCCATGA